The following proteins are co-located in the Papaver somniferum cultivar HN1 unplaced genomic scaffold, ASM357369v1 unplaced-scaffold_128, whole genome shotgun sequence genome:
- the LOC113332113 gene encoding uncharacterized protein LOC113332113 isoform X2 → MAGIASSDPLVPPTPITENDEIDLEAGPSEQIQCRICLETDGRDFIAPCKCKGTSKFVHRECLDHWRAVKEGFAFAHCTTCKAPYYLRVHVAADRKWRTLKFRFFVTRDIMFIFIAVQLVISSLGYLMYLVDDYQSFGLRLAWGFENIISFYYISGALIFFALLGLSGCFITCYDRRVRSDLAQPCRELCLCCCQPGMCADCHLPGTLCMWTDCTTCFEGCASTAGECGCLAVYLWLLWWDNGFGNGTITYLLKECLLKSM, encoded by the exons ATGGCTGGTATTGCTAGTTCTGATCCTCTAGTTCCTCCTACTCCAATCACTGAAAATGATGAAATTGACCTTGAAGCTGGACCCAGTGAACAAATTCAGTGCAGAATTTGTCTTGAAACTGATG GAAGGGATTTTATTGCTCCTTGCAAGTGTAAGGGAACCTCCAAGTTTGTTCACCGTGAATGCTTGGATCACTGGCGGGCTGTTAAG GAGGGATTTGCATTTGCTCACTGCACAACCTGCAAGGCACCTTACTATTTGAGAGTACATGTTGCTGCAGATAGGAAATGGCGAACCTTGAAATTCCGTTTCTTTGTAACAAGAgatataatgtttatctttattgCTGTTCAGCTT GTAATTTCTTCATTGGGATATTTGATGTACTTAGTTGACGACTACCAGTCGTTCGGGCTTCGTTTAGCCTGGGGCTTTGAAAATATAATTAGTTTCTACTACATATCTG GGGCCCTTATATTTTTTGCTTTGCTTGGGTTATCTGGGTGcttcataacttgttatgatagAAGAGTGCGCAGTGATCTAGCTCAGCCATGTCGAGAATTGTGTCTTTGCTGCTGCCAGCCTGG AATGTGTGCGGACTGCCATTTACCTGGAACTCTTTGCATGTGGACTGACTGCACAACATGCTTTGAAGGTTGTGCCAGCACCGCAGGCGAGTGTGGTTGCTTGGCAG TGTACTTGTGGCTACTATGGTGGGACAACGGATTTGGCAACGgcactatcacatacttgctaaAAGAATGCTTACTAAA GAGTATGTAG
- the LOC113332113 gene encoding uncharacterized protein LOC113332113 isoform X1: protein MAGIASSDPLVPPTPITENDEIDLEAGPSEQIQCRICLETDGRDFIAPCKCKGTSKFVHRECLDHWRAVKEGFAFAHCTTCKAPYYLRVHVAADRKWRTLKFRFFVTRDIMFIFIAVQLVISSLGYLMYLVDDYQSFGLRLAWGFENIISFYYISGALIFFALLGLSGCFITCYDRRVRSDLAQPCRELCLCCCQPGMCADCHLPGTLCMWTDCTTCFEGCASTAGECGCLAGAGEAGLPLLFIMGLIVLGLFTVIGIFYSVLVATMVGQRIWQRHYHILAKRMLTKEYVVEDVDGEMVDSSWCPPPLPPEHIQQLKTLGLL, encoded by the exons ATGGCTGGTATTGCTAGTTCTGATCCTCTAGTTCCTCCTACTCCAATCACTGAAAATGATGAAATTGACCTTGAAGCTGGACCCAGTGAACAAATTCAGTGCAGAATTTGTCTTGAAACTGATG GAAGGGATTTTATTGCTCCTTGCAAGTGTAAGGGAACCTCCAAGTTTGTTCACCGTGAATGCTTGGATCACTGGCGGGCTGTTAAG GAGGGATTTGCATTTGCTCACTGCACAACCTGCAAGGCACCTTACTATTTGAGAGTACATGTTGCTGCAGATAGGAAATGGCGAACCTTGAAATTCCGTTTCTTTGTAACAAGAgatataatgtttatctttattgCTGTTCAGCTT GTAATTTCTTCATTGGGATATTTGATGTACTTAGTTGACGACTACCAGTCGTTCGGGCTTCGTTTAGCCTGGGGCTTTGAAAATATAATTAGTTTCTACTACATATCTG GGGCCCTTATATTTTTTGCTTTGCTTGGGTTATCTGGGTGcttcataacttgttatgatagAAGAGTGCGCAGTGATCTAGCTCAGCCATGTCGAGAATTGTGTCTTTGCTGCTGCCAGCCTGG AATGTGTGCGGACTGCCATTTACCTGGAACTCTTTGCATGTGGACTGACTGCACAACATGCTTTGAAGGTTGTGCCAGCACCGCAGGCGAGTGTGGTTGCTTGGCAGGTGCTGGGGAAGCAGGATTACCATTATTATTTATAATGGGTTTGATTGTTTTAGGGCTATTTACGGTGATTGGTATTTTCTACAGTGTACTTGTGGCTACTATGGTGGGACAACGGATTTGGCAACGgcactatcacatacttgctaaAAGAATGCTTACTAAA GAGTATGTAGTGGAGGATGTCGATGGTGAAATGGTAGATTCCAGTTGGTGTCCTCCGCCTCTTCCGCCAGAGCATATACAACAATTGAAGACTCTTGGTCTCTTATAG
- the LOC113331722 gene encoding uncharacterized protein LOC113331722 — translation MARRTTTCAICENPNLASICPLCVNYRLNEYSVSLKSLKSVRNSLHMRLSAQLVAKSKADDQYSWRVLQNEKLAKLREKLRLKQKQLLQGKATLESMTNDLNLRHGLLDSVMLTLQRNRVEQLEKFYPNLICTQSLGHMAITSERLHKQSVVIKQICKLFPQRRVNMDGEKKDGFSGPYDQICNARLPRGLDPHSVSSEELAASLGYMVQLLDLVVPALAAPALHNSGFAGSTSRIWQRDSYWDKHPSSQSNEYPLFIPRPNCCSTSGENEWADKNSSNYGVASMESVKKPHLDAFGSSSFNFSSASPHSLETHKDLQKGISLLKKSVACITAYCYNSLCLDIPSEASTFEALTKLLGTLSSSKEVRSVLSLKMACSRSCKQVQQLNKSVWHVNSGSSSTLLESGHVTPVVRGAGGLNLSNSAASYLYANEVPDNGKPDSLVEGWDIVEHPKFPPPPSQTEDIEHWTRAMFVDAKRR, via the exons ATGGCAAGAAGAACTACTACTTGTGCAATATGTGAGAATCCAAATCTTGCCTCTATATGCCCACTTTGTGTAAATTACAG GTTAAACGAGTACAGTGTATCTTTGAAATCATTGAAGAGTGTCCGTAATAGTTTGCATATGAGACTGAGTGCCCAGCTTGTTGCAAAG AGTAAAGCAGATGACCAATACAGCTGGAGAGTGCTTCAGAATGAGAAACTTGCAAAGCTGAGGGAGAAGCTTCGTCTTAAACAAAAGCAACTTTTACAAG GAAAGGCTACTCTTGAAAGTATGACTAATGATTTGAATCTTAGACATGGGTTGCTTGATTCTGTCATGCTTACG TTGCAAAGAAATCGTGTGGAACAGCTGGAAAAGTTTTACCCCAATCTTATATGCACACAGAGCTTAGGACAT ATGGCAATTACCTCTGAACGTCTTCATAAACAATCCGTGGTTATAAAACAGATCTGCAAACTATTCCCACAACGTCGG GTCAATATGGACGGCGAGAAAAAAGATGGCTTTAGTGGCCCGTATGATCAAATTTGCAATGCACGTCTACCTAGAGGACTGGATCCCCATTCTGTTTCGTCGGAAGAGCTTGCAGCTTCTCTAGG ATACATGGTGCAACTTCTAGATCTAGTTGTACCGGCCTTGGCCGCGCCTGCACTTCATAACTCAGGGTTTGCA GGTTCAACCTCGCGTATATGGCAACGGGATTCATATTGGGATAAACATCCATCTTCTCAAAG CAATGAGTATCCTCTTTTTATTCCACGCCCAAATTGTTGCTCGACAAGTGGGGAAAACGAATGGGCTGATAAAAACTCGAGTAACTATGGTGTTGCTTCGATGGAATCCGTGAAGAAGCCACATCTGGATGCTTTTGGAAGCTCTAGCTTTAACTTCTCTTCTGCATCTCCACATTCACTTGAAACCCATAAGGATCTGCAGAAAGGCATATCACTTCTGAAGAAAAGTGTAGCATGCATTACAGCATACTGTTACAATTCTCTGTGTTTAGATATTCCATCTGAAGCCTCTACTTTTGAAGCACTCACTAAGTTGTTGGGAACTCTATCTTCTTCAAAGGAAGTTAGATCAGTCTTATCTTTGAAAATGGCATGTTCGAG ATCCTGCAAGCAAGTTCAACAGTTAAACAAATCTGTGTGGCATGTCAATTCGGGTTCATCCAGCACGTTACTAGAGAGTGGACACGTGACACCAGTAGTG CGGGGTGCAGGTGGACTAAACCTTTCAAATTCTGCAGCTAGTTATCTTTACGCTAATGAGGTACCCGACAATGGAAAACCCGATAGCCTTGTTGAAGGATGGGATATCGTAGAGCATCCAAAATTCCCCCCTCCACCATCACAGACTGAGGACATCGAACACTGGACTCGTGCCATGTTCGTTGACGCGAAAAGGAGATAA